One genomic segment of Callospermophilus lateralis isolate mCalLat2 chromosome 20, mCalLat2.hap1, whole genome shotgun sequence includes these proteins:
- the Mkrn2os gene encoding MKRN2 opposite strand protein — protein sequence MSCTEAGKPLIKFTHCKKSIYGFSVPQQCPLCQQEVGSAKLEEAPVSISNPFTDGHQEKCSFLLRPTQGTFLREYDGKSDLHVGITNTNGVVYNYNQLGVQRDQAGWEQSLSVPLVQPNMFGLRDQWNRYLEDFSATGAWLPHRYDEDHHNCYSYTLSFINCILTTEGKEQLDKNEFTEKYVIPRTRLASKYITLYRAIEKHGFYAVDHPDQETSPPSEVVCAEGCV from the exons ATGTCCTGCACAGAAGCCGGGAAGCCTTTGATTAAATTCACCCACTGTAAGAAATCCATCTACGGCTTCAGCGTGCCCCAACAATGCCCTCTCTGCCAGCAGGAAGTGGGCTCTGCGAAACTGGAGGAAGCACCTGTTAGCATCTCTAATCCATTCACTGATGGCCATCAAGAAAAATGCTCCTTCCTGCTGCGACCAACTCAGGGGACATTTCTCAG GGAGTATGATGGCAAGTCTGATCTCCATGTTGGAATCACTAACACAAATG GGGTCGTGTATAATTACAACCAGCTCGGTGTCCAGCGAGACCAGGCGGGGTGGGAGCAGAGTCTAAGCGTCCCATTAGTGCAGCCCAACATGTTCGGACTGAGAGACCAGTGGAACAGGTACCTGGAAGACTTCTCAGCCACGGGGGCCTGGCTGCCACACAG GTATGATGAAGACCACCACAACTGTTACAGCTACACCCTCTCGTTCATTAACTGCATTCTGACCACAGAAGGCAAAGAGCAACTGGACAAGAATGAATTCACGGAGAAATATGTGATCCCAAGGACACGGTTGGCCTCCAAGTACATCACCCTCTACCGGGCAATAGAAAAGCATGGCTTCTACGCAGTTGACCATCCTGACCAAGAGACAAGCCCTCCTTCTGAGGTGGTTTGTGCTGAGGGTTGTGTGTGA